The nucleotide sequence tgtgtgtgtgtgtgtgtgtgtgtgtgtgtgtgtgtgtgtgtgtgtgtgtgtgtggtctcatGTTTCTCCGTGTTCTCCTTCAGAGGGTTCAGGAGGCCGTCAGCCGGCCGGATGTGGGGTCAGAGCTGCAGCAGGTCCTGCGCCGCCTCAGTGTGTATGAGAACGTGCCCCGCAAGAAAGCCAAGTttgaggtgagtgtgtgtgtctgactgtgtgtgtttgtatgagagtgtgtgtgttctaaacgctgcctctggtgtgtttgtgagCAGAACTGGATGAGGAACTGCCTGAAGATCCACAGTCCACATTTACTGAAGCAGGTCTGGGAGATTCTGTCCACGGCGGCCGACAGCGTAAGAGTTCCAgatacacaacacacactcactgaaACACACCTGTTCTgttacacactaacacacactcactgaAACACACCTGTTCTgttacacactaacacacactcactgaGACATACACTTGCTGAGACACACACCTGTCCTAATACACACCATCACACACttgctgagacacacacacacacacctgcacatcTGCTCTACATCACTGCTGTAAAGTGACTCTGGGGTTTGTTGTGATTCAGAATGGGAAACCAGCGAGTCGAGAGACGACAGAAAACTGCGAGAGCCGAACAGACCTGAAGAACGgcactgaggaggaggaggaccagcggaagaagaagaagaagaagaacaggaAGACTTCAGAGGAGCAGAACGGAcatgagaaacacacacagaaacagaagAGGAAGAGAGAACAGAACGAACAGAACACAGACGGAAAGAACAACAAGAGACAGAAGAAGAGCAAGCAGGAAGAGCCTGACGGTGAGGATCATGACCGAGTATTGTTTCTGTCTCTAATAGAATGATGCTCATCTGTTTCCTCTCTTCTGACCTATCAGAGAGCCTGAATGAGGAGGGGGAGGAGCCAGACAACCAAGAGACTGAACCAAACTCTACAGGTCTGTCTCACACAACACTGCAGCATCAGACTCAGACTGTGCTATAATGACTGTAAACACTGCAGCATCAGACTCAGAGTGTGCTATAATGACTGTAAACACTGCAGCATCAGACTCAGACTGTGGTATAATGACTGTAAACACTGCAGCATCAGACTCAGACTGTGGTATAATGACTGTAAACACTGCAGCATCAGACTCAGACTGTGGTATAATGACTGTAAACACTGCAGCATCAGACTCAGACTGTGGTATAATGACTGTAAACACTGCAGCATCAGACTCAGACTGTGCTATAATGACTGTAAACACTGCAGCATCAGACTCAGACTGTGCTATAATGACTGTAAACACTGCAGCATCAGACTCAGACTGTGGTATAATGACTGTAAACACTGCAGCATCAGACTCAGACTGTGGTATAATGACTGTAAACACTGCAGCATCAGACTCAGACTGTGCTATAATGACTGTAAACACTGCAGCATCAGACTCAGACTGTGCTATAATGACTGTAAACACTGCAGAATCAGACTCAGACTGTGGTATAATGACTGTAAACACTGCAGCATCAGACTCAGACTGTGGTATAATGACTGTAAACACTGCAGCATCAGACTCAGACTGTGGTATAATGACTGTAAACACTGCAGCATCAGACTCAGACTGTGGTATAATGACTGTAAACACTGCAGCATCAGACTCAGATCTCCTAATCCTGTTTCTCCGTCTGCAGCAGGGAAGTTTAATTGGAAAGGCACGATAAAGGCGGTTCTGAGAGACGCTCCTGAAGAAGGACTCGCTGTCAAAAAACTGCGCAAGAAGGTGAGCTGAACTCCCGCGTCAGTGGTCGGTCGGCTGTGTTCACTGTGATCTTTGACCTTCACATGTCTGTGTTCTGACTCTTCTGGACGGTGTTTGCTGCTTCTCCAGGTTTTAGCTGCTTATTATTCCTTCAGTGGAGACAGAAACTACAGGTCAGAAGAGGAGCTGCTGTCTCTGTTCAACAGGAAGATCAACACCAACCCCAAGTTTAAGATCTTGAAGGACAGAGTGAGACTGCTcaaatgatgataataaacaTCATACTgagcagacgtgtgtgtgtgtgtgtgtgtgtgtgtgtgtgtgtgttcagttcagttcagttctgcCTGGCGCTCCACACACTCGACATCTGTCATTTCTGTTGTGTTATTTCTgacattattgtcattttaagagcGGGTCAGCCAGTGATTGTATAATGGATTAACTGCAGATAGACCAAAGCTGTTCATCCTCAACTTTATATGTTTAGATTCTGtcatttagtttttaataaacGTCTGCAGATGAGCTCAGTGGTGATGCAGTAAATGTGTTGCAGAATGGCTTTTACTGCTGTCTGTGATGAAACGTGTGGGTCTGGCTGAGCTCCGTCAGTAGTTTTGTGAGCTCTGCTGGTTATGGAGTTATTCCAGAGAGTGGATGAGCCCACAGGCTGTACAGTCAGACCAGATGAGGCTGACCTTCATGAATATGTAAACATGATGTGGGATTTACGATGCATCAGAAGTATGACTGAGCTCATGTGTTGCGTGAGAGGTGGATATATTGATTATATACATCCGTCTGCAGCTCCAGTGTTAAATCCTGCTTCAGTCGGTCAGATGAGGGTCCACTGTTACATAAGCGCAGCACAGATCCTTTAATAATGCGCTATAGTCAGCTTTGAGCTGCGGGACGGTTTAATTTTCTAACAATAGAAGGAAAATATGCAAAAACACCCTTTTATGTGtccattttaaagcaataattcCCCATAAATCACAATTCTGTCAGTAGTTGGACCCTGAATGACAGCAAATCAccaaactaacaagcaaataaacaaactaacccATCAGGAGGCGGCGTAATCACCTCTATCAGCTCATCTTTCCTGcatcatccaaaataaataacataaacaaacaaaagagccCTATTGCTCCTCCCCTTCATCTGCAGCCCCTCCCCCTTCATTTAGCTATTTAAAGTGGACTTGTTCTTCAAAGATTGTTCAGTGAAGGCACTATTTATAACACAGAATGGCGTTAACTGGAGGCTGCACAGACATTTATTTCAATATGATGACGTATTTCTAAGTGAaccggaatattgagtaggggcggggtttTACTTTTGGGCTCCGCCTTCCATCAGCAAACTAACGGTTGGAGAGGCGTGGCTCAGcccatcaatctgacatcatcaGAAAAGCGTTGTTCCAGAGCGGAAGTAGACGGTAAGATTCTTATTGAATATCATCCGTACAGTGTGTTAACTTGCACAGATTGTTAATGGTTCATATTAAGATCGTAAGTAAATCTTGATTTTAATGTGGATTTAAGTGTCAGCACATGACTGTAAGCCTCACCTTTATGTCTGCATGTTCTGAGCGCGTACACCCATCTGCAGGTCATTCATCATGTTTAAGTTCTGAATGTTTGCTCTCACCTCAAGTAGTGAGTGTTGTGATGTTCATTTCACCTCAGTAAACTGCAAATGTGCTGTATATGAAGTGCACTACTGCACATGGGGCAGTGCGCGAGGTCTGGGTCGCGCACGCGCAGCTAGTGTCCTCAGGGACGCGCATCGCGGGTGGCGCTGGTGCGCGCGCATGAGCTGAATCGGGCTGTTGTGTCGGGCTCCGGTTCCTCCGAGGGCCAGGGTTCATTTGGCCCCGGGCCGCGCAGAGGCTCCAGCAGAGAATGAGCTCCTGTTAGCGGCGCTCGGAGACTCTTAATCCCGCGCTCAGCTGAAACCGTATCGCCGGACGGGTTTAACTCGCCTTAAGCTGGACTTTAAGCAGGACTCGGGCTggttttactgctgtcatttaaaacTGCAGCGCTgtcctgctcacacacacacacacacacacacacagacacacacacacacacacacagacattactGCTGACCAGAAGCGCCACATTGAAACATACTGAAACAATCTATAATCAATACTGCAGTGTTCTTGATCCATACTGTGGTAAagttaatctgctgtggtgattctacagttgctatggtaacatgacaactataTTGATTGATCTGCTATATTGACACACACATGGACAGCCCTGTCTGATCATCAGCTGGATGACCACTTTACTTTCTCCCGCAGGGATTGAGGGAAATGTTGAGACATGCTCTAGAAGCACATGGCCGGAGTCAGCAAAAGCAGCGCAGTGTGCAGTATGTAAGGTATACGTCTGCGATAAACTCGCACAGAACACTATTGTTCTCCACCTCGCTGTCCTGAAGGATTCTTGGAAACAGGAGCACAAACCCAGTTCTGCCACAGCCTCACGAGACGCTGGTCTGCTGTATTGTCTGTTTGGGTGAGAATCAAATGTGCTCAGCTTTTCtgagaatcacacacacacacacacacacacacacagactgacggAAGTTTGACGTTCAGATGTGCTGAAAGAGCTGCATTATGAAGCGTAAAGGTCTTTTGTGCGCTGGGCTCAGAACCTGATACTCTCCTGAAGTCACGGACGCACACACACAATCCCGGTTCTGTGCTGCCATGCAGATAAGAGGTAAACCAATCGCTCCAGATCTGCATCAATAATATGACGTGATCTGGAGTATTGGAAGGCCTCGCTGTGTTCCTATGAGAATCTGATACTGGTAAATCGGTTCGGGTTTTCCAAATATCCGCTGGGTTTCATCTTCTGGGTGTCAGGATATTTCCACGCTTTCCAGACTCAGATGTGGGAGCAGACGGAGATAATCATCACCTCAGTGCTTCTCTTACTCAGAAACAGCTCAAACTATTAACAAACCAAACTCAGACGATCACTATACTGAAGacttcaatgtgtgtgtgtgtgtgtgtgtgtgtgtgtgtctgtgtgtgtgtgtgtgtgtttgtccctttattcattcttttttctttgcaTGTTTGTCCCTCTTCAGTGTGTCAGATGatcaaactaatgtaaatattagtcacagataacacaagtaaacacgtCATGCAAGGTTTTATTAGGGAGTGAAAACAAAATGGGAAACTAACCCTGATTCAGCATCTGCCGTCCAGCATCCACCGTAACTCACAGTGAGTCTGTTCAGGGCCGTGCAGGCGTTCAGATCACTCCTCTCTCAGAACTACGGTCACTCTGACACATTATTAGAGGCTTTTCCTGCATGAACCCAGCATTAAgctcatgccacagcatctcaatcgggttcaggtcaggactttgactaggccactgcaaagtcttcattttgttgTTCAGAAGTGCACCTGCTGGTGTGTTCGGGTCACTGTTCTGCTGCAGAACGCAGGTGACCTTCAGCGCGGGTCTCTCAGACACAGGTGGATGTTCTCCTGCAGGGTTCATGATCATGATCAGTCCTCCAGGTCCTGAAGCAGCAGAACGTCCACCACAGTTTCCTGATGTGTGTGATCAGAGTGTGTGGTGTAAGTGCAGCTGAAGGGCTGTTTTGGTGTACAGATATCTCCTACTGCTGAAATACACACATCTACACACTGACCGCGAGCCGAAGAGGCTGAAATCTGAAATGATGTGAGTTCAGCAGGAGCAGTGTATTTCCCAGGTGCTGCAAGACCTGTAGAGTCTGCAgtttctccagtgtgtgtgtgtgtgtgtgtgtgtgtgtgtgtgtgtgtgtgtgtgtggatcagtTGTGCTCCACATCGTGCTCCAGCTGGCAGGAAACTCTATCTGTGGTGTATTTAGCGAGCGGCTGTTGGCAGGATACAGTATTCCACACCTGTGCTCACCTGTGCTGCTGTCTGAACAGCTGCCCTCCTGAACCCGCTCACAGGTGACGCTCAGCTGATCCCGGACCTGCTGAACCTGCAGaaatgcccacacacacacacacacacacacacacacacacacacacacacacacacacacagctctgcaGGCAATCCTGTGGGGGACAGTAACAGGGTCTGCTGTTGTGCTGATGGTTATTGAAATAGACATTAGTTTAGTGTGTACCTCTAGGAAGCATGTTTACCCTCAGCAGTGCACTCAGCAGTGTTcgttgtttatttctttataaaaatGCCACATTAAATTAGAAAATACTGCAGTCTTTTTGGTCGATACTATAGTAAAGAGTATATTAGAGTATTTTCTTTAAGCCTTTGTTAATGAACTCTCCGGCATGCTGAGGTGTTAACTGTAGTTTTATATGACTGTAGCTGTAATAAAGTATAAACTAGAGCTGCAGAAAACTACAGGGCTGCCTCATTTGTTTATGCGACAacagttattgtgttaccatagcaactgtagaatcaccacagcatgAATCAGCGGTGTTTTATTACAgtatgggttagggttagtgtttaTGAGTTGGTTTGTGTCAtcataaacagcacacacacacacacacacacatatgataaCTATAAGCAGAGATTATGAACTGAATGTGCGCCCAGTCAGACTGCAGCCTCTCTCTATAACGCCAGAGCAGATCAGGTGTCAGCTTTAACAGCTCTACTCTACTGGCACGACGAGCTCTTAATGTGACATTAAACCGCCGTGCTCCCTGACGCAAGTTCGCAGATTCGGGTCGGTAATCGGTGAAACGAATCCGACTCGGTTCGGACCCGGCGACTCACTTGAATCTCCCGAGCCTCCGTCGCTGGAGAGTGACGTCATCAGCCGAGCGCCATGGCGGACTTCAGTGAGGTGATGAACCTGCGGCGGCGATTCAAAACAAACGAACAagaagaggagagagagcagagtgagacacacacacacacacacacacacacacacacacacacacacagcagcgcTGTTCTTTAACTAATGTCGTGATGTGTTATGTGGACGTTTGTCGTTAAAGTATTGTGTTATTCTGTGTTGTGCCTAAGTTGTTGTCAGGTTGTGTTAGTGTTGTAATGCTGAGCTGGAGCTGTGTTTGTGCTGATGTGCTGTTGTCTGTGTTCTCATGTTGATGTGTTGATGTCGAGATGTGTCAGTGACGTCATgtgttatgttgttgttgttttcatgttgTGTTAGTATTGTTGTGATGATGTTGTTGTGTTGTCATGCTTGTGTTacgagttgttgttgttgttgttgttgttgttgtgcaggCTCTGGTGCTGATGCGGCTGAGGAAGTGAAGACGTCGGCTCGGATCAACCGTCACTCAGTGTTCTGGATCGTGTCCGCCGCCGCCGTCACCTACTATGTGGACTTCATCTCTGTGCTGCTGAACCACGGCGACATTCACAggtcagctcagctcagctcgaGTGTGTTTGTGTAGCGCTTCACTAATGATGCAGATTACACCGGTACACTACAGTCCATCTCTGCAGAGTGagggctattattattattatcattattattattattatttttattattattattattattattagttaagcTTATTCGTTATTAATAACTCTAACCAATTAACTAGTCACTAACAGCTGTCATCagttcattcaatcatttcctttggcttagtctctttattaatcagaggtcaccacagcggaatgaaccgccaactattccagaatatgttttacacagcaaatgcccttccagctgcaacccagtactgggaaacatccatacacactcattcacgcacacacacacacacacacacacacacacacacacacacacacacacacatattaaagaTCAACGTGAacatgaagcacacacacacatgtaaagcaGTGGAGTGTTTCTAACACAGTGTCTGCTGCATGAGGACAGGAGGAGTGTGTGCTACAGGTGGTCTGTCAGCCCTctcacctgtgtggagcacactcatgcatcataGCGTATGTGCTGCAGTGTGTGTTACTATAGAGATGTGTCTTTACTCTAGTGTTCAGCTGAGAGAGAGTGTCTGAGTGTTATCAggaagccataaatgagaaggcctgacctcctttagtggactctgCTCTTCTGAAGCTTCTGAAGGGTTGggttgtagcgagacagaagctGGGTCAGATGAACAGGAGCTGGGTTATTCACAGCTTTATAGGTAAGACGATCAATACTGGACTGAACAGCGGCCGGTGTCAGCAGGAGAACACTGGGGGATGAGGACATGTCTGCTGGAGCTGATCCGACTCTGGCGGCTGCATCTTCACTGACTGAAGCTTATTGATAGAGGATGCTGGAGCAGCAGAGCATTACAGTCATCCAGAGACTAACCGAGCTCTGCAGCTCACTGCGCTAAACACCTGAAACACTCctgagctcacacacacacacacacacacacacacctgtcctcCTGCTGGATTACAGAGCtccagttacacacacacacaccagcacacacaaacaaaagcactctgcattctcacacacacaacaaaGGCAGATCAGCGCAGGAATGTTCCTCAGTGCAGCTCAGCACACGCCTCACCTGACAGAAGGTCTGGCCGTACCTGTGCACAGTGGAACAAGAGGAGTTCAGTGTATGCACATGCCATACCGTGAGCCAGCGCTGTTTCCTGTTCTCGTGTAAATTACACAGGTGTGTACCCTCAGCGAAAATCAGGCCAATCACAACACGATACAGGCCGATGTGTTGTGCTCAGGCCACGCCCTCAGCATTTGcatgtacttttattttgtaaacagtAGACGCAGCTGCAGATCGTGTTCTATGTGTGACTTGATGAGGCGTCGGCCCACATGCGCATCAGCtcgcaaaatgcaggatatacagattaaacaGCCCTCAGGAGAGGCGAGATGTGTGTTTAACTGTGTCTTCTgttcatttattgtgtttattgtgaGATTTGCTGTGTATttgtgtacacacacactcacacacacacactgcggagTGTAATTGTGTACAGTAAGACGCACCTTCAGCAATGGAGTCATGTATCTCAGCTCTCACTGTCATTTGTCTGAGTGAAGGAGCAGAAATGCACTTTATTACACATCATCTGTTTATGCAGAGGGTGATGTcacatcctgtgtgtgtgtgtgcaggtttatGTGCTTTACTGGGGCACAAAGTTGTATAATGATGTGTGTATGACTTAGATGAGCTCTACTACAGTGGTTTAAATTAACATGTATACAGGTtggtttaaatgtgtgtgtgtgtgtgtgtgtgtgtgtttcagctggtGGTTGGGCGTGTCTGTGCTGCTGTTGGCGGTGTGTGTGTCTCTGGCGCTCTTCTGTATTGTGTATCTGGAGTGGTTTCGCGGCATCCGACACTACGATCAGGAGTATCCTGCTGTTCCTGCGCTCACCACTGCTGCGTTCATCGCTGCGTCCTgcaggtctcacacacacacacacacacacacacacacacacaccctgtcatcatttattcaccgtttgagtttcttctgttgaacacaaaagaaaatattttgaagaatctaaagtgtgtgtgtgtgtgtgtgtgtgtgtgtgtgtgtgtgtgtgtgtgtttcagtctgAACATCGCGCTGTGGCCCGTGTGGTCCTTCTTCACTCCGCTGATTCTCTTCACTCAGTTTATGGGTCTGGTGATGCTGATTTCACTGCTGGGCTGAAACACTCCTTcagcagcacaaacacacacacacacacacacactcacacacacacctggacaGAAGCtttattatatgtgtgtgtcaaTGGTGAACACACCTGTTCTGAGCAGCTGCAGCACATCCGCGTGTCAGTGGACCGTGAGTGACCTCTGCTTGACCTCTGTCTGACCTCcctgtgacctctgacctctgtgCACCGCTTCAGTCCAGTTCTGGGGATTCGCTCTGGAGATCAATGAGAGATGGATGAAAACACACACTCTGACTCTCGGatcagcgcacgcacacacacacacacacacacacacacacacacacactgaaaggtTCAAGGTTTCCTGCAGTGAAGCGTTCATCAGAGTCTCAGTACACCTGTAGATGATGGTCTTTCAGTGTTTtcagacctttatgagtttctctgTGGAACactaatgaagatattttgaagaatgttggaaagctgtagccattgacttccacagtaggagaCTCAGATGCTGTGGTCAGCCGCGGAGTGTGTTATTGT is from Danio rerio strain Tuebingen ecotype United States chromosome 14, GRCz12tu, whole genome shotgun sequence and encodes:
- the lyar gene encoding cell growth-regulating nucleolar protein isoform X1, which encodes MVFFTCDGCGESLKKAQVEKHLLKCRSCHVLSCIDCGADFRGDDYKSHNRCISEDQKYGGRDFQARANKGDLKQQQWIERVQEAVSRPDVGSELQQVLRRLSVYENVPRKKAKFENWMRNCLKIHSPHLLKQVWEILSTAADSNGKPASRETTENCESRTDLKNGTEEEEDQRKKKKKKNRKTSEEQNGHEKHTQKQKRKREQNEQNTDGKNNKRQKKSKQEEPDESLNEEGEEPDNQETEPNSTGKFNWKGTIKAVLRDAPEEGLAVKKLRKKVLAAYYSFSGDRNYRSEEELLSLFNRKINTNPKFKILKDRVRLLK
- the tmem128 gene encoding transmembrane protein 128 — its product is MNLRRRFKTNEQEEEREQSSGADAAEEVKTSARINRHSVFWIVSAAAVTYYVDFISVLLNHGDIHSWWLGVSVLLLAVCVSLALFCIVYLEWFRGIRHYDQEYPAVPALTTAAFIAASCSLNIALWPVWSFFTPLILFTQFMGLVMLISLLG
- the lyar gene encoding cell growth-regulating nucleolar protein: MVFFTCDGCGESLKKAQVEKHLLKCRSCHVLSCIDCGADFRGDDYKSHNRCISEDQKYGGRDFQARANKGDLKQQQWIERVQEAVSRPDVGSELQQVLRRLSVYENVPRKKAKFENWMRNCLKIHSPHLLKQVWEILSTAADSNGKPASRETTENCESRTDLKNGTEEEEDQRKKKKKKNRKTSEEQNGHEKHTQKQKRKREQNEQNTDGKNNKRQKKSKQEEPDESLNEEGEEPDNQETEPNSTAGKFNWKGTIKAVLRDAPEEGLAVKKLRKKVLAAYYSFSGDRNYRSEEELLSLFNRKINTNPKFKILKDRVRLLK